The Sandaracinus amylolyticus genomic interval GCTGCTCGACGTGATCGACGCGTTCGTCGCGAAGGTCACGCGGTGATCACTCGGCGGCCTGCGCGCGGCTCGCGCCGGCGAGCATGAGGTCGCGGATCGCGCCGTACGCGGCGGCCCACGCCGCTTCGAGCTCGGGCGTCCACGCGTCACCCGCGACCTCGGCCAGCGTGCGCAGCAGCGCGTCGCCGACCCAGCCGTACATCTCCTCGGTCACGCCGTAGTCGACGTGCTTCGCGCCCATCGCGCCGAGCGTCTCGACGAGCCACGGCGCGTCCTCGAGGCGATCGACGACGGCGGCGAGCGCGCGGGCGAGCATCTCTTCCTGCTGCTTCCGCGCGTTGCGCGCGAAGAGCGGGCGCGCCTGCGGATAGCGCTCGAAGAGGATCTCGTAGAAGCGCGCGGTGAGCGCGGGCTCGCGCTCGAGGACGAGCTCGAAGGACGAACGGAGCAGCGGGACGTCGAGTGACACGGTGCAGCCTCCCTGGTGAGCGCGACCCGCAGAGTGCAGGGCGCGATCCACGGCGCGACCGCGCAATTCGCGGAGAAAGCTCGGCGGCGAACCGTGCGCGCACAGTGCGCGCACGGTTCGCGCACGGCGAGCACCGTGCTCGTTCTCGCCTAGAGCCCGTCGACTGCGATGCCGTGCTTCCGCAGCAAGCGATACAGCACGTAGCGATTCCGCAATCCGAGCTCGCGCGCCGCCTTCGTCACGCTGCCGCCCGCGCGCGCGATCGCGGCCTCGATCGCCTCGCGATCGGGCTCCTTCTCCTCACCGGCCGGCTCGCCTTCGCGCTCCGGGGTCGCGAGGCGATCGACGAGGCTCGGCACGAGCTCGAGCTTGCCCGCGCGGCTCTCCGCCATCGCCTGCCACAAGAGCTGCTCGAGCTCGCGCACGTTGAGCTCGTAGCGATGTCGCAGCAGCGCGTCGACGAGCTCGATGCTCGGCTCCGGCGCGGGGACGCGCGTCTTCGTCGCCGCGATCGACACGAGGTGCCGCACGAGCAGCGGGACGTCGTCGGGGCGCGCGTCGAGCTGCGGGATCTCGAGCACGATCCCGAAGCGCGCGCGCACGTCGTGCTTGAGCTCGTCGCGCGCGCGGTTCGTCGCGCCGACGACGCGAATGGACGCGCGGCGCGGGCGCGCGTCGCCGAGCCGCTGGTACTCGCCGTCGCGATCGAGCACGCGCAGCAGGTGCGCCTGCGCGGTGCTCGGCATCTCGCCGATCTCGTCGAGGAAGAGCGTGCCCTTGTCGGCCTCGCCGACGAGCCCGGGACGCTCCGCCATGCCGGGGTTCGGATAGTTCCGCACGTTGCCGAAGAGCTCGGCGTCGACGAGGCCCTCGGGCAGCGTCGCGGCGTTGCGCGCGACCAGCGGGCCCGACGCGCGCGACGAGAGCTGGTGGATCGCGCGCGCGACGAGCTCCTTGCCCGTGCCGCTCGCGCCCAGGAGCAGCACGTGCGCATCCGCGCGCGCCGCGAACGCGACGCGATCGCGCAGCGTCCACGCCGCGACGCTCTCGCCCACGAGCCCGAACCGATCGGGCGCGCCGAACGCGAACGGCGCCTCGTCCTCGCCCCACGCGCGCTGCGCGTCCATGCGCGTCGGACGACGCACCGCGAGCAACAGCAGCTCGTCCGCGATGCGCACCGTGTCTCCGGGAACGATCTCGCGCTCGGTCGCGGGCTCGCCCGAGATCCACATCGGCGCGCGACCGATCGACGCGACGCGCAAGCCCTTCGCCGTGGGCTCGATGCGCAGCTGCTCGCGCGAGAGCCGCGGCGATGCGAGCGGCTCGCTCGGTCCGTCGCCCCAAGGACGCTGCCGGACGAAGCGCGCGCGGGGAGCGCCATCGGACGCGGGTGCGCTGCCGCGACCGAGCACGCACGCGCGCTCGATGCGCGCGACCTCGCCGACGCGATCGGGCTCCGCGCGCGACCACGCGATCAC includes:
- a CDS encoding sigma 54-interacting transcriptional regulator yields the protein MPKTIDDAPTEDFELSLHGARAVRGPREVHALVIAWSRAEPDRVGEVARIERACVLGRGSAPASDGAPRARFVRQRPWGDGPSEPLASPRLSREQLRIEPTAKGLRVASIGRAPMWISGEPATEREIVPGDTVRIADELLLLAVRRPTRMDAQRAWGEDEAPFAFGAPDRFGLVGESVAAWTLRDRVAFAARADAHVLLLGASGTGKELVARAIHQLSSRASGPLVARNAATLPEGLVDAELFGNVRNYPNPGMAERPGLVGEADKGTLFLDEIGEMPSTAQAHLLRVLDRDGEYQRLGDARPRRASIRVVGATNRARDELKHDVRARFGIVLEIPQLDARPDDVPLLVRHLVSIAATKTRVPAPEPSIELVDALLRHRYELNVRELEQLLWQAMAESRAGKLELVPSLVDRLATPEREGEPAGEEKEPDREAIEAAIARAGGSVTKAARELGLRNRYVLYRLLRKHGIAVDGL
- a CDS encoding globin domain-containing protein; the encoded protein is MSLDVPLLRSSFELVLEREPALTARFYEILFERYPQARPLFARNARKQQEEMLARALAAVVDRLEDAPWLVETLGAMGAKHVDYGVTEEMYGWVGDALLRTLAEVAGDAWTPELEAAWAAAYGAIRDLMLAGASRAQAAE